The sequence below is a genomic window from Deinococcus cellulosilyticus NBRC 106333 = KACC 11606.
TTACAGCCTTCTGCCTTCAGCCTTCAGCCTTCTGCTGCCGGAGGCACCCATGAGACCCCAGTTCTTCACTGCTGCCAAAATCCTTCGCAAAGCCCGCGAATCTGCCCTGCAGGGACGCACGGAAGAGGCGGTCCGGGAGTACCAGCGGGGGATCAACCTGCTGCGAACCCTGCCTCCTGAGCATGCGCGGGATGTGCTGCTCTCCCACCTGTACCTGGCCCACTACCAGACCCTGGTGCTTGAGGAGAAGACCCGGGAAGTGGCCCTGGAGTCCCTGCATCTGGGGGTCAGTTACGCCCGCAGCACCCGTGACCCTCTGGCCCGGGCCGTTGCAGAGGAATGCATGTCTGGGGCCAGTGTCCAGCTGTAGAGGTTCATCGATTCTTTATCTTTCAGCCTGTGGCCCTGTGCTGCAGGCTGTTTTCATGCTGGATTTCACCGTTTGAGCCCTGCACAGTCACAGGCTGCACACTTGATCGTCACAGATTTTTAACATATTGTCCCTTACGTTGGAGAAACCGTCTCCTTCCCTGGGCCTTGCTCTCTCCATTTCACAGCCTGGTTTTGATCTGAACACCTGCAATGCACCTGTGGTTGTATCGCAGAGGTTTTCTTTTGCATCTGGAGGTTCCATGAAACACCTGATCCCACTCACCGCATGTCTGTCCCTGTTGCTGGCCGCCTGTGGCAGCCCCACTCCACCCCCAGAGCCCAAAGTGGCCCCCAAAGTCAACGAGAAGACCCGTGTGGTCACGGAAGAGACCCGCAAAGCCCTGAGCAGTTTCACCTTCACCAATGCAGCGGCCTGCAAGACCTCCCCTGATCCCATCAAGAACCCGAATGCCATTCCAGCGCAGTGCACAGCCAAACTGGTGTTCTCCAAGTCCACCCCTTATCTGGCAGACCTGAAGGTCGGAGAGATGATGGTCAGTGGCATCGGACCGAATGCGCCTTACGGCTACCTGCAGAAGGTCACCAAGATCACCACAGCTGGAGGCCAGGTCACGGTCGAAACCCAGGCTGCAACGCTGGATGAAGCCCTCATTGAGGGAGAATTCTCAGAGGAAGGCAAACTCGGGGCAAAGCAACTCTCTTCCATGTCCCTGCGTCAGGGAGTGGTGCCTGTCGGTTTCGACAAGAATGCCATTGCCTCCCAGGGCAATTCCTTCAAGTTCGACATCAACACCGTGCTTTACGATGATGACGGCAACAACAGCACCACCAGTGACCAGATCCGCCTGAAAGGCAATTTCGAGCTGGTGGTGGACGATGGCCTGTCTTACAGCCTGAAGTGGAAAAAGGTGCTGGGGGTTCCGGTGTATCCCAAGGGCATCTATGTGCGGATGGCCTATGGTTTCAATCAGAATGCCAGTGTGCGGGTCGAAGCCGAATTTGCCAGGAGCATTGAAAAAGAAGTGGAACTGGCCAAATACACTTTTGATCCCATCACCTTCTTCATCGGGCCTGTGCCTGTGGTGCTGATTCCTTCGGTGCGCATCACGGCGGACCTGAAAGGCAACATCACCGCCAAGATGACCTTCGGGGCCAGTGAAAGCGTGGTGGCCCAGGCAGGATTTGAGTACAACGATGGGTTCAAGAACATCACCCAGTTCAGCAAGAGCTTCAACAAGTATGCAGAAATCGAAGGGGCCAAAGGCACCCTGGAGGCAGGACTGAACCTGCAGGGCGAAATCCTGCTGTACGGTCTGGTGGGACCTTACGCCCGGGTGCGGGGCAACATCACCATGGATGCTGCTGTGCCCAGAGATCCCGTCTGGACCCTGAGTGCAGGGGTGCAGGGCCATGTGGGCATTCACGCGGACCTGCTGGTGAAAACCCTCAATTATGATGCCCAGATTTTCAAGGAGACCTTTGAGTTTGCCCGTTCCGAAAACCAGAAACCCACTGTCAGCTTCAAATCGCCCAAAGAAGGCCAGGAATACAGCCAGAACGTAAAGGTGGAGAACATCTGCTTGCTGATGGACGATCTGGAATCCAGCGACCTGCAGGTGAGCATCAGCAGTTCCCTGGATGGCAACCTGCTCTCCAAGTCGGTGATCCGGGGAAATTTCAGCAGCACCTGTGTGCCCCCTTACGCCTTCAAGACGCTGGGGAACCGCACCCTGACCGTGACGGTGACCGACAAGGGTGGACTGACCGCCACAGCAACCCGGACCATCAACATCGTCAACAACCCCCCATCGGTGTTGATTCTGCAACCCACAAACACCACCAAAATCTACAAAAATGGCCCGACCCTGCTCAGGGGTGCCCTGATGGACCCCAACGAGAATCTGGACTGCAAGGCCTTCAAGTGGAGCAGCAGCAACCCTGCAGACAACAAGAACATGCCTGCCGATCCCTGCGGCGATGCCATGGTCACCTTTGAAACCGAGGGGACCCGCACCATCACCCTGGAGGCCCGGGATTCCCAGAACATGCCCGGCAGCGTTCAGGTCACCATCAACGTGCTGCCTGAGCCTGTCAACCATCCTCCGGTGGTGTCCATTGAGCAACCCAAGATGGGTGTGGATGGCAGTGGCAATCCAGTTCTGCCCTCCCTGCCTCCCCTTGACCAGACCATGACCCTCAAAGGCACCCTGCTGGACAAGGAAAAAGCCAGTCTGTCCTACTCCTGGGTGCTCAGTTACCAGCCCAGAGGCAAGGGGGTCACCTCCACCACCCTGCACAGCAATGCTGTCCCTGCGGGATCACTCACCCAGCACGTGGAGTACACCTTTGACCCTTCGGATCTCCTGCCCATTGCAGGGGGAACAGAGTTCAAGTGCTACGACGTGGAACCCCACAACATTTTCCTCAGGCTGGAGGTCAGTGACGGGGTGAACAGCACCGTGGTGGCCAGCATTCAACTGCAGAAGGGATGCTTCTGATGAAACAGCTTGTCCCGATGCTGACCCTGGCCCTGCTTGTGGGATGCAAAGGAGGGGAATCCACCCCTCCTCCCCCACCCTCCCAGGGTTTCAACCTGCTCCTCACCGACACCGAAATCACCCTGATGCAGGGTCAAAGCAAAGACATCACCGTGACCGTGAAGCCCGAAAACAGCTTTGATGGACAGGTGGGCTTCTCCCTGGTCCAACCCAGCCCGAACAAACTCGGGTCCCTGTTCAGTCCGGCCACCACCAAAACCACCACCAAACTGACCCTCCATGCTCCACTGGATCTGCCAGCCAATCAGTACTCCTTGTTTATCCGTGGGGTTTCTGGAGATGCAAAGGGGGTCATTGAATTGAAAGTCAATGTCACCAAATCTCCCCTGGTCACCGTTGGAGGCACGGTCCGCAATGTGATCGGAGGACGGGTGCAGGGGGCCACGGTGCGCATTCGGGGCGCGAACAACACCGAAAGCACGGACACCAGTGACGCTTCAGGCCAGTTCACCGTGAACCATGTTCTGCCGCCCTATACCGCCACCGTAAAATTTCCCACAGGCGAAACCCACACCTTCCCGAACCTGACCCTGCCCGATCCCAGCCTGAAGCTGTACACCAGCAACGGCGTCATCACGGCCACCGATGTGACCATCAGCGGCACCCTTTCTGGAGGGGTGGGCTTTCCCAACCCTGCAGGCACCGTCACGCAGGTGGTGTATGCCAGCTTGCTGGAAAACCTGGGCATCCAGGGATTCCTGCCTGGGAAAGGGGGACCTTACACCATCAAGATCAGCCAGATCAATGAAAAACTGGCCGAGGGACAGGTCTTTGCCCTGCAGTGGCAGGCCAACCTCAGTGGAGCCACCAGCATTCCCGTCAGTTACAAGGGCTTTGGGGCGAGCAGCAAATTCATTTCAGGGGGTCCCACCGCCGCTGGAAAGAACATCACCCTCACCCCAGTCACCCAGTCGGTGCTTTCTGGGACCATTGATGCACCGATCCCAGCAGGCATGACCGTCCTGTGGAAAAGCCTGGGGGCCGCTCTGGTGCCACGTGGAGGTTTTGTGCTGGCTGCGGATCACTCCAACAGCACCAGCTTCAGCTATCCCATTCCCACCCCGGAAGTGCTTCAGAACCGTTTTGTGCTGGCCGTTGGGGCCAGGAGCAGTCAGGGCAGCAGCCTGATCCTCAACAGGGGGAACCTGGGACCTGCCCAGACTGAACACTTCACCCTGAAAGTGCCTCCGTACCTGGCCTCACCCGCAGACACTGCCACAGGAGCCGGGAACGTGCTGCAGTGGAACAGGGGAACCTTCCAGAACCCCTTCTTCGTGGCCTGCTACAGAGACAGCCTTTCCGGGGCCAACCAGTGCGTGTACACCACAAACACCAGTTATGCGGCTCCCCTCGAGAAGAACATGATGTACACCTG
It includes:
- a CDS encoding DUF5011 domain-containing protein; translation: MKHLIPLTACLSLLLAACGSPTPPPEPKVAPKVNEKTRVVTEETRKALSSFTFTNAAACKTSPDPIKNPNAIPAQCTAKLVFSKSTPYLADLKVGEMMVSGIGPNAPYGYLQKVTKITTAGGQVTVETQAATLDEALIEGEFSEEGKLGAKQLSSMSLRQGVVPVGFDKNAIASQGNSFKFDINTVLYDDDGNNSTTSDQIRLKGNFELVVDDGLSYSLKWKKVLGVPVYPKGIYVRMAYGFNQNASVRVEAEFARSIEKEVELAKYTFDPITFFIGPVPVVLIPSVRITADLKGNITAKMTFGASESVVAQAGFEYNDGFKNITQFSKSFNKYAEIEGAKGTLEAGLNLQGEILLYGLVGPYARVRGNITMDAAVPRDPVWTLSAGVQGHVGIHADLLVKTLNYDAQIFKETFEFARSENQKPTVSFKSPKEGQEYSQNVKVENICLLMDDLESSDLQVSISSSLDGNLLSKSVIRGNFSSTCVPPYAFKTLGNRTLTVTVTDKGGLTATATRTINIVNNPPSVLILQPTNTTKIYKNGPTLLRGALMDPNENLDCKAFKWSSSNPADNKNMPADPCGDAMVTFETEGTRTITLEARDSQNMPGSVQVTINVLPEPVNHPPVVSIEQPKMGVDGSGNPVLPSLPPLDQTMTLKGTLLDKEKASLSYSWVLSYQPRGKGVTSTTLHSNAVPAGSLTQHVEYTFDPSDLLPIAGGTEFKCYDVEPHNIFLRLEVSDGVNSTVVASIQLQKGCF
- a CDS encoding carboxypeptidase-like regulatory domain-containing protein — translated: MKQLVPMLTLALLVGCKGGESTPPPPPSQGFNLLLTDTEITLMQGQSKDITVTVKPENSFDGQVGFSLVQPSPNKLGSLFSPATTKTTTKLTLHAPLDLPANQYSLFIRGVSGDAKGVIELKVNVTKSPLVTVGGTVRNVIGGRVQGATVRIRGANNTESTDTSDASGQFTVNHVLPPYTATVKFPTGETHTFPNLTLPDPSLKLYTSNGVITATDVTISGTLSGGVGFPNPAGTVTQVVYASLLENLGIQGFLPGKGGPYTIKISQINEKLAEGQVFALQWQANLSGATSIPVSYKGFGASSKFISGGPTAAGKNITLTPVTQSVLSGTIDAPIPAGMTVLWKSLGAALVPRGGFVLAADHSNSTSFSYPIPTPEVLQNRFVLAVGARSSQGSSLILNRGNLGPAQTEHFTLKVPPYLASPADTATGAGNVLQWNRGTFQNPFFVACYRDSLSGANQCVYTTNTSYAAPLEKNMMYTWSLLAYDGFATPDDFVKPGVWSFGYPNAGSLLDFDFGLTKEQTFTTAP